In one window of Calypte anna isolate BGI_N300 chromosome 1, bCalAnn1_v1.p, whole genome shotgun sequence DNA:
- the JOSD1 gene encoding josephin-1 yields the protein MSCVPWKGDKTKSESPEPLQQPPLHIYHEKQRRELCALHALNNVFQDSNAFTRETLQEIFQRLSPNTMVTPHKKSMLGNGNYDVNVIMAALQTKGYEAVWWDKRRDVNVIALSNVMGFIMNLPSSLCWGPLKLPLKRQHWICVREVGGTYYNLDSKLKVPEWIGGESELRKFLKQQLRGKNCELLLVVPEEVEAHQSWRADV from the exons ATGAGTTGCGTGCCATGGAAAGGTGACAAGACCAAATCGGAATCACCAGAGCCACTCCAGCAACCACCACTGCATATTTACCATGAGAAGCAGCGTAGGGAACTGTGTGCTCTCCATGCCCTCAACAATGTCTTCCAGGACAGCAACGCCTTCACTAGGGAAACTCTACAGGAGATTTTTCAGAG GCTGTCTCCCAACACCATGGTGACGCCCCACAAGAAGAGCATGCTGGGGAATGGGAACTATGATGTTAATGTGATCATGGCAGCACTTCAGACCAAAGGCTACGAGGCGGTTTGGTGGGACAAGCGCAG GGATGTTAACGTCATTGCCCTGTCTAATGTGATGGGCTTCATCATGAACCTGCCCTCCAGCCTCTGCTGGGGCCCCTTGAAGCTCCCCCTCAAGCGACAGCACTGGATCTGTGTCCGGGAGGTGGGAGGCACGTACTACAACCTCGACTCCAAACTCAAGGTGCCCGAGTGGATTGGAGGTGAAAGCGAGCTCAG GAAATTCTTGAAACAACAGCTGAGAGGAAAGAACTGTGAACTCCTGCTGGTGGTGCCAGAGGAGGTGGAAGCACATCAGAGCTGGAGAGCTGATGTGTGA
- the CBY1 gene encoding protein chibby homolog 1 yields the protein MPLFGNTFSPKKTPPRKCSSLSNLHMLDRSTRDVELGLEYGIPTMNLAGQSLKFENGQWVAESGNFTGERKEMQRLRKRNQQLEEENNLLRLKVDILLDMLSETTAESHLMEKELEELKHHSRRRK from the exons ATGCCTCTCTTCGGCAACACTTTCAGCCCGAAGAAGACTCCCCCCAGGAAATGCTCCTCTCTCTCCAACCTGCACATG ctggatAGATCAACCCGTGATGTTGAGCTGGGCCTGGAGTATGGCATCCCCACCATGAACCTCGCTGGCCAGAGCCTGAAGTTTGAAAATGGCCAGTGGGTGGCAG aatCAGGAAACTTCACGGGGGAACGTAAGGAAATGCAGCGCTTGCGCAAACGCAACCAGCAGCTAGAGGAGGAAAATAACCTCCTTCGACTGAAGGTGGACATACTGCTGGACATG CTCTCGGAGACCACAGCTGAGTCGCACCtgatggagaaggagctggaggaacTGAAGCACCACAGTCGgaggaggaaatga
- the TOMM22 gene encoding mitochondrial import receptor subunit TOM22 homolog, translated as MAAAESLSPEELLPKGVSGKAEELEDELEEEEDDEELDETLAERLWGLTEMFPESVRSAAGATFELSLTVAQKMYRFSRAALWIGTTSFMILVLPVVFETEKLQMEQQQQLQQRQILLGPNTGLSGGMPGALPPLSGKI; from the exons ATGGCGGCCGCTGAGTCCCTCTCTCcggaggagctgctgcccaaaGGCGTCTCGGGCAAGGCCGAGGAGCTGGAGGACGaactggaggaggaagaggacgACGAGGAG CTGGACGAGACGCTGGCGGAGCGGCTGTGGGGGCTAACGGAGATGTTTCCCGAGAGCGTCCGCTCGGCGGCCGGAGCCACTTTCGAGCTCTCGCTGACGGTAGCGCAGAAGATGTACAG GTTCTCCAGGGCAGCTCTGTGGATCGGGACCACCTCCTTCATGATTTTGGTTCTTCCTGTTgtctttgaaactgaaaaactgcagatggagcaacagcagcagctgcagcagcgACAG ATCCTCCTTGGACCCAACACGGGGCTCTCAGGGGGAATGCCAGGGGCCCTGCCACCACTGTCAGGAAAAATCTAA